A single Fusobacterium simiae DNA region contains:
- the tsaA gene encoding tRNA (N6-threonylcarbamoyladenosine(37)-N6)-methyltransferase TrmO gives MILKKIGIIHSVYEGEDNVPRQGKYSDEKSVIEIFPEYIDALDGVEFLKSIIVLYWGDRANRDVLKSTPPFATLEKGVFSTRSPNRPNPIAICVCKILSIEANKITVLGLDALNNSPLLDIKVFIPRVDTDKDYKEGSETTK, from the coding sequence ATGATTTTAAAAAAAATAGGTATTATACATAGTGTATATGAAGGTGAAGATAATGTTCCCAGGCAAGGAAAATATTCTGATGAAAAATCTGTAATTGAAATTTTTCCAGAATATATAGATGCATTAGATGGAGTAGAGTTTTTAAAAAGTATAATAGTTTTATATTGGGGAGATAGAGCTAATAGAGATGTACTAAAATCTACTCCTCCATTTGCTACATTAGAAAAAGGAGTATTTTCAACTCGTTCACCTAATAGACCCAATCCAATAGCTATATGTGTTTGTAAAATACTTTCAATTGAAGCTAATAAAATAACTGTCTTAGGTTTAGATGCACTTAATAATAGTCCTCTATTGGATATAAAAGTTTTTATTCCAAGAGTTGATA
- a CDS encoding DUF4299 domain-containing protein has product MSVSFYIKNKKKFFGYEKVITVREAIDLFKEDKLSFYNIDFHSNDPDGEKFYNTSIESWQENHNCILFGVEGKSARGFEFSYNSTKNSYVIREYTPASENDWIVALEFMKVLAEKLNSKIISEQGDIFTFETINTFDYKKDIKSGIEVIFDILHKESEKEFDIDYIYGIKRPVAFNKERIEKIIKSNDEIEEFSKFCQDIQYIDAYSARQSFVEDTITKEKWGYYVLTENLRTILPYKPHVEIFSMDYIKNDEVTFWKIFFCAYKVDENGEEGIEKIGELIYDDFIKRLPTDKYQFIDASYIVVEPLNREKILELLK; this is encoded by the coding sequence ATGAGTGTAAGTTTTTATATAAAAAATAAGAAAAAGTTTTTTGGATATGAAAAAGTAATCACAGTTAGAGAAGCAATAGATTTATTTAAAGAAGATAAACTATCTTTTTACAATATTGATTTTCATTCTAATGACCCTGATGGAGAAAAATTTTATAATACTTCAATAGAAAGTTGGCAAGAAAATCATAATTGTATTTTATTTGGAGTTGAAGGTAAAAGTGCAAGAGGATTTGAATTTTCATATAATAGTACAAAAAATTCTTATGTAATAAGGGAGTATACACCAGCTTCTGAAAATGATTGGATTGTAGCATTAGAATTTATGAAAGTATTAGCGGAAAAATTAAATTCTAAAATTATATCTGAACAAGGAGATATATTTACTTTTGAAACTATAAATACATTTGATTATAAAAAGGATATAAAATCAGGAATTGAAGTTATTTTTGATATTTTACATAAAGAAAGTGAAAAAGAATTTGATATAGATTATATTTATGGTATAAAAAGACCAGTTGCTTTTAATAAAGAAAGAATAGAAAAAATAATAAAGTCAAATGATGAAATAGAAGAATTTTCAAAATTTTGTCAAGATATACAATATATTGATGCCTACTCTGCAAGACAATCTTTTGTTGAAGATACAATAACAAAAGAAAAATGGGGCTATTATGTTTTAACAGAAAATTTAAGAACTATTCTGCCATATAAACCCCATGTTGAGATTTTTTCAATGGATTACATAAAAAATGATGAAGTAACTTTTTGGAAAATATTTTTCTGTGCTTATAAGGTTGATGAAAATGGAGAAGAAGGGATTGAAAAGATAGGAGAACTTATATATGATGATTTTATAAAAAGATTGCCAACTGATAAATACCAATTTATAGATGCTTCATATATAGTAGTTGAGCCTTTAAATAGAGAAAAAATATTAGAATTGTTGAAATAA
- a CDS encoding threonine aldolase family protein, with amino-acid sequence MISFKNDYSEGACPEVLEALIKTNYEQTVGYGEDEYCEEAKNLIKENINYSNADIYFLVGGTQANTTVISHCLKPYEAVIACKTGHISIHETGAIEATGHKIIEVDGIDGKLTPDLILNELRKHEDHHMVKPKMVYISNTTEIGTVYTKNELENISKICKENNLYLFLDGARLASALASEKCDINLEDYPKYCDVFYIGGTKCGLLFGEAVVIINDEIKKEFNFSIKQKGGLFAKGRLLGVQFSTLFKDDLYYRIGVHSNKMALKIKNAFVEKGIKLATDSYTNQVFVDLSQEQIKKLEKDVIFSVEFFGIGESQSSRFVTSWATKEENVDKLVELIKNL; translated from the coding sequence ATGATAAGTTTTAAGAATGATTATAGTGAAGGAGCTTGTCCAGAAGTATTAGAAGCACTTATAAAGACAAATTATGAACAAACTGTTGGTTATGGTGAAGATGAGTATTGTGAAGAAGCTAAGAATCTAATTAAAGAAAATATTAATTATTCTAATGCAGATATTTATTTTTTAGTAGGAGGAACTCAAGCAAATACAACTGTTATTTCTCATTGTTTAAAACCTTATGAAGCTGTTATTGCCTGTAAAACTGGGCATATCTCTATACATGAAACAGGTGCTATTGAAGCTACTGGACATAAAATAATTGAAGTAGATGGAATTGATGGAAAATTAACTCCTGATTTAATTTTAAATGAATTAAGAAAACATGAAGATCATCATATGGTAAAACCTAAAATGGTTTATATTTCAAATACTACTGAAATAGGAACTGTTTACACTAAAAATGAATTAGAAAATATTAGTAAAATATGTAAAGAAAATAATTTATATTTATTTTTAGATGGAGCAAGACTTGCTTCTGCTCTTGCTTCTGAAAAATGTGATATAAACTTAGAAGATTATCCTAAATATTGTGATGTTTTCTATATTGGAGGCACAAAATGTGGACTATTATTTGGAGAGGCTGTTGTAATTATAAATGATGAAATAAAAAAGGAATTTAATTTTTCTATTAAACAAAAGGGAGGACTATTTGCAAAAGGAAGATTGTTAGGGGTTCAATTTTCAACTCTTTTTAAAGATGATTTATATTATAGAATAGGTGTACATTCAAATAAAATGGCATTAAAAATTAAAAATGCTTTTGTAGAAAAAGGAATTAAATTAGCTACTGATTCTTATACTAACCAAGTCTTTGTAGATTTAAGTCAAGAACAAATAAAAAAACTAGAAAAAGATGTTATTTTTTCAGTAGAATTTTTTGGAATAGGAGAAAGTCAATCATCAAGATTTGTAACCTCTTGGGCAACAAAAGAAGAAAATGTTGATAAACTTGTGGAACTTATTAAAAATCTTTAA
- a CDS encoding histidine phosphatase family protein translates to MEIYFVRHGQTIWNVEKRFQGLSDSPLTDLGITQAKLLGEKLKNIKFDKFYSTSLKRANDTANYIKGNREQKVEIFDDFVEISMGDMEGIQQEEFKKLYPKQVKNFFFNQLEYNPTPFNGESFIELRERVAKGLEKFIELNRNYERVLVVSHGATLKTLLHYISGKDISTLSDEVIPKNTSYTIVNYDGKKFKIIDFSNVSHLEEIK, encoded by the coding sequence ATGGAAATTTATTTTGTAAGACACGGACAAACGATTTGGAATGTTGAAAAAAGATTTCAAGGACTTTCCGACTCACCACTTACTGATTTAGGAATTACACAGGCAAAATTGTTAGGTGAAAAGTTAAAAAATATAAAGTTTGACAAATTTTATTCTACTTCTTTAAAAAGAGCAAATGATACTGCTAATTATATAAAAGGTAATAGAGAACAAAAAGTAGAAATATTTGATGATTTTGTTGAAATTTCAATGGGAGATATGGAGGGTATACAACAAGAAGAATTTAAAAAACTATATCCAAAACAAGTAAAAAATTTTTTCTTTAATCAGCTTGAATACAATCCTACTCCTTTTAATGGAGAAAGTTTTATCGAGCTTAGAGAAAGAGTTGCAAAAGGTTTAGAAAAATTTATAGAATTAAATAGAAACTATGAAAGAGTTTTAGTTGTTAGCCATGGAGCAACTTTAAAAACTTTACTACATTATATAAGTGGAAAGGATATTTCAACTTTAAGTGATGAAGTAATACCTAAGAATACAAGTTATACTATTGTTAATTATGATGGAAAAAAATTTAAAATTATTGATTTTTCTAATGTAAGTCATTTGGAAGAAATAAAATAA
- the trmL gene encoding tRNA (uridine(34)/cytosine(34)/5-carboxymethylaminomethyluridine(34)-2'-O)-methyltransferase TrmL, with the protein MNIVLYQPEIPYNTGNIGRSCVLTNTTLHLIKPLGFSLDEKQVKRAGMDYWHLVDLKVWESFDEFLEANKRIRLFYATTKTKQKYSDVKYKENDYIMFGPESRGIPEDILNKNPERCITIPMIPMGRSLNLSNSAVVIMYEAYRQLGFNF; encoded by the coding sequence ATGAATATAGTGTTATATCAACCTGAAATTCCATATAATACTGGAAATATAGGAAGAAGTTGTGTACTTACAAATACAACTTTACATTTAATAAAACCATTGGGATTTTCTCTTGATGAAAAACAAGTTAAAAGGGCAGGAATGGATTATTGGCATTTAGTAGATTTAAAAGTATGGGAATCTTTTGATGAATTTTTAGAAGCTAATAAAAGAATAAGACTTTTTTATGCTACAACTAAGACAAAGCAAAAATATTCTGATGTAAAATATAAAGAAAATGACTATATAATGTTTGGTCCTGAGTCAAGAGGAATACCAGAAGATATTTTAAATAAAAATCCTGAAAGATGTATAACAATCCCTATGATACCTATGGGAAGGTCTTTAAATCTTTCAAACTCAGCTGTTGTAATTATGTATGAAGCATATAGACAATTAGGTTTTAATTTTTAG
- the kdsB gene encoding 3-deoxy-manno-octulosonate cytidylyltransferase, giving the protein MKFLGIIPARYSSTRLEGKPLKMIEGHTMIEWVYKRANKSNLDSLIVATDDERIYNEVVNFGGKAIMTSKNHTNGTSRIAEVCERMTDFDTIINIQGDEPLIEYEMINSLIETFKENRDLKMATLKHKLFDKEEIENPNNVKVVCDKNDYAIYFSRSVIPYPRKNESIAYFKHIGIYGYKRDFVIDYSKMLATPLEETESLEQLRVLENGYKIKVLETTHSLIGVDTQENLEQVINYIKENNIKI; this is encoded by the coding sequence ATGAAATTTTTAGGAATAATTCCTGCTAGATATTCTTCAACTAGACTTGAGGGTAAACCTTTAAAAATGATTGAAGGACATACTATGATAGAATGGGTATATAAAAGAGCTAATAAATCAAATCTTGATTCTTTAATTGTTGCAACAGACGATGAGAGAATTTATAATGAGGTTGTGAATTTTGGTGGTAAAGCTATAATGACAAGTAAAAATCATACTAATGGAACATCAAGAATTGCAGAAGTATGTGAGAGGATGACAGATTTTGACACTATTATAAATATTCAAGGTGATGAACCTCTAATAGAATATGAAATGATAAATTCTTTAATAGAAACATTTAAAGAGAATAGAGATTTAAAAATGGCAACATTAAAACATAAATTATTTGATAAAGAAGAAATTGAAAATCCAAATAATGTAAAAGTTGTCTGTGATAAAAATGATTATGCAATTTATTTTTCAAGGTCTGTAATTCCATATCCAAGAAAAAATGAGAGTATAGCATATTTTAAACATATTGGTATTTATGGATATAAAAGAGATTTTGTTATTGACTATTCTAAAATGTTAGCTACTCCTCTTGAAGAAACTGAATCATTAGAACAACTTAGAGTTTTAGAAAATGGATATAAAATAAAAGTTTTAGAAACAACTCATAGCTTAATTGGAGTTGATACTCAAGAAAATTTAGAACAAGTAATTAACTATATAAAAGAAAATAATATAAAAATTTAG